The following nucleotide sequence is from Paenibacillus andongensis.
GACCCTTGGCTTCCTCGTTCAAATATTTCCTTCACCGCTTCACGCCCAGTCATCCATGAATCCAAGTTGCGTGAAGGCCTGCCCGTTACCGCCGAATGATAGGTTGGATCAATATAATCGGGACCGCACTTAAATCCCTGAACCGATAGTCCTCGTTTCTGTAAAGCAGCCATTATACCGATGGTCAAGGTAGTCTTCCCTACACCACTGCCGGTGCCTGCAATGACAATCCGCCGATCCATCACAAGGCACCTCGCTGCAATGGAGCTCCAGCGGAAAAGTCGAGCAATCCCACAGAAATCGTGACATTTCCTGATTTTTTCTTAACTAATGCTAGTTTGTCTTGGCCCGTATACAGCTTAACAGTCGGCTCACTTACCGCATACGCTCCTGTAAACTGATAAACAGTCTCAGAGGGAGCCTCAACGGTCACCGTGTTCAATTCTTCGGGTGTGTAGGTGATGAACTCCCAGCCGTGATTACGAGTAACCTCTAGTAAGCCTGCTTCGTCTTTCTTCAAATCAATCGTACATACTGCTTTCACACTTCGTATGGAAAATGATAATTCTTCAAGTGTTGCTTGAATGACTTGTTCAATTTCTTCAGCTGAAGTACCGCGGTTACAGCCTATTCCGAGAATGATAACTTTCGGCCTGTACAGCACACCGTTAGTTAGAATGCTTTCCTCCTCTGGTCCCAGAAGACGATGAGTGATGAGCAGCACCGCATTCGGCTCACTTGCTCGACCATCCGAAATCGATGTGAACCGCCTAATATTGGCGGGTATAGGTCGCTCATGCGTCCACCAATTCGGTTCACCCGATTCCTGAATAACAGCAATTCTCTCTTCATTAACGACAGCTGCGCTGACCGGGGTCAGTTTATCTGCCGAGTCCCAAACCCAGCCGAAACGGCGGCCGAAGAGGTCGACAGGAATCGTTTTCTGAACATCCGATGCCGTCGTAATCACAGCCCTTGCATCTATTGCAGCTGCAACCTCATGAGTTAGCTCATTAGCACCACCCAAATGCCCAGAAAGCACGCTGATGACATGCTCCCCATTATCATCAATAACAACAACACCAGGATCTTTCTTCTTATCCTGAAGTAAGGGAGCGATCATTCGCACGACGGCGCCTAGGGAAATGATGATAATAAGTCCTTGGTATGCGGGAAATAGCGCAGGAAATAATAAACGAACACTACCCTCGAACATTTGTATCGAGCGCTGCTCTTCATCACCTTTGACAAACTTGCTCATGTAATAGACATCCGTGCCGCTCATTTGTTCATTCAGCTTGCGTGCAATCTCGACACCATGCTTCGTAATAGCTACGATCGCATAGTCATTTTGTTGTCGTATAACAGGAATGACTCCCTCTTGAAGACTAATCGTCATGGCTTAACACCTCTGCGGAAGCGGTGTGTAAATGATTTATCGTACAACTTGGAGCGATACTCCTCTTTGCCGTGAATTTCTGGATCCAGCGCCCAGCCTGCCAAAATCATCGCGTGTGAACGGATACCATGGCTCCGCATATCCTCTTCCAGCTTTCCTACCGTTGTGCGAACAATGAGCTGATCCGGCCAAGTAGCACGCTGAACAACCGCAACAGGTGTCTCCTCGCTCCACCCCGCCTCGATAAACTCGCTAACGACTTTCTTGATTAAAGTCGCGCTCAGAAACAAAGCAATTGTACAATGATGTGCGGCAAGATCACGCAATTTCTCAAGCTCCGGCACAGGTGTACGGCCTTCGGCTCGAGTTAGAATAACCGTTTGGGTAAGGTCGGGAATCGTCAATTCTGCCCCAACCGCTGCAGCAGAGGCGAAGACCGAGCTTACGCCTGGAACGATTTCGTAGCCGATCTCCTCTTTACGCAGCAAAGCGATTTGCTCCATCGTTGCACCGAACATGGCTGGATCTCCGGTATGCACGCGCACGACCATCTTCCCTTGTTTAAGGCGATCGACGATGATGCCCACCATTTCAACCAGCTCCATGCCGGAGCTTTTCAATACTTCTGCTTCAGGCTTTGCCTTGGCAATCAATTCATCATTCACTAACGAGTCTGTATACATGACTACGTCTGCTTGCTGAAGAAGCTTCAATCCTTTCACCGTGATCAAATCCGGATCGCCTGGTCCCGCACCAATAATATAGAGTTTCATCTATTTTCTCACCACCATCAAGGTTAAATATTCCAATTTACGTCCTTGCAGCTCTTCCACATTACGCCAAACCTCTTCCTCCGAAGAAGTGACTTTGGTTAGAACGGATGCCTTATTAACAAGTCCGAGATCGCGAAGCACGGATAGCATCAAATCAATTACTTTAGCGACTTTAATGAACACGACACAATCATGTTCTTCGATGGCTTTGCGCATCTTGTCGTAGTCGTCCGTAGCCGGGACTATGGCAATTTGCTCATCACCATCCGCTAAGGGGATGCCCAAACGGGAAGCAGACGCGTTAATCGAAGAAATCCCTGGAATAGAGACAGCCTTTACTTCAGGGTGACGTTCGTTCATAAGACGCATCAAGTGAATGTAGGTGCTGTAAATCATCGGGTCGCCTTCCGTCACGAAAGCAACATCTTTCCCTTGGACCAAATGAGCCCAGACACTTTCAACTGTCTTCGTCCACTGCATTTCAAGCGCTTCTTTATCCCTTGTCATTGGAAAGGTGAGCCCCATCATCTCTTTTTTCTCTGTATTCACATACAGCTCTGTAATCGCGAGCGCATAGCTCTTGGCTCCACGCTTCTTTCTAGGGTAAGCGATGACTGGACATTCTTTTAACAATCGAAAAGCCTTAACCGTAATTAATTCCGGATCGCCTGGACCAACACCCAAACCATACAGTGTGCCGAGATTACTCATCACCTTTTCCTCCCTCTATATCTGTCTGCTTGCGCTGCGCTGTAATGATGTAGATTGGATTCAGTGCGTCGAATCGTTTCATATGTAGGATAGGCTTGCTGCGCGATACTTGTACAAGCGAAATCTGAGCCCCGAAACCAACCTTCTCAAACGTCTTATCAGCCTCATATAACGTCTCTATCGTCGCTGCATTCAACACAATTCTGCCATTCGGCTTCAGTCTAGCTGCACATATTTCAAGCAGCTCTTGCATCTCTCCACCGCTTCCGCCAATAAAGATCGCATCCGGATCAGCAAAAGTATCGAGACCCTTTGGTGCTCTGCCATGCACGGCCGTAAGATCAACACGAAATTTGGCGCTGTTTTCCAGGCAATTTTGGAGATCGTCTTCGTTTTTCTCGATGGCAAATACGGCGCCTTCACGAGCTATGCGTGCCGCCTCAATGGCTATAGAGCCTGTACAAGTTCCAATATCCCATACGACACTATCCACTTGTAACGCCAATTGACTGATACTTAAAACGCGAATTTCTTTTTTCGTGATTAGCCCTTTATCCGGTTTGCGTTGGGCGAATTGATCATCTTCAATGCCAAGCGGCCATACAGGACCTTGGGCTTGTTTTTTCAAAATAACGACATTGAGTGGTGAAAATGTTTCCGTGACCAGCTGGTCCAAATCGTACCAACCACAGCGCTCCTCGGCTCCGTCCAAATTCTCAGCGACAAAGGCCCGATATTCCGTCATGCCAAAAGAAAGCAAATAAGCCGCAATCGCACTCGGTGAATTCGTTTCATCCGTGAGCAGGGCCACTTTGTCTTTCCCGTCTATTCGCTGCGCCAAGCCCTTGATGCTCCGTCCGTGAACACTTGTGATATAAGCATCGTGCCAGCTTTCTCCCATGCGGGCAAAAGCCAATTGAATCGAGCTAACTGCCGGGTACAGTTGTACACCCTCCAGCTTCTTCACTACATAACCGCCAATCCCGTAAAAGAGCGGGTCGCCAGAAGCCAAGATAACTACGGAACGATCTTCTTTCTGAAGCTTATTCATCAGCCCTGGCAAACTGCCTTTTATGACAACCTTCTCGCCTGTATATTCAGGAAAAAGGGCAAGATTACGCTCGCCGCCAACAAGCACTTCACTTTCATGAATCCATTTGATATATAAAGGGAGCAGGCTCCCTTGTCCGTTATCGCCAACACCAATCACTTTCACGCTTCTACTCATTCGTATGCCATCTCTCCATTCTCGCTCCGCTTCACCATCGCCGATTTCCCTAAGAGTTCGGCTTTCATTGAAATGATCACGGTTTCTATGAAATCAAACCCGTCTCTCGCAACTTCTTCTAGTCCAGCTAGGTTGCAGCGCTCACACAATCGTTCAAAATAACGTAAATTGCCCGTAGCCGCCATTAAATCTCCAACCTGTGAGGCTGTGTTGGCGCCTCTGATATCTTCAACAAGCGCTTCGGACGCTTCCGATTCGATCGCGACCTGCGCAAGGAACCCAAAATCAACCGGAGCGCTCTTCGAGTGCACCATCATCACACCTTGTGCCACCTTAGAGAACTTGCCCATCATGCCGACCAACGTTACCTTACGAATGCCTTGTCTTTGGGCTTGCATCAGCGCAAACCCGACGAAATCGCCCATCTCGATAAAAGCTTCCTCCGGAAGCTCGGGATACATGTTAATCCCGAATATTTCCGTTCGGCCGCCGGTCGAGAGTACCAGATGCTTGCAGCCGCATTTCACGGCAACGCGAATCGCTTGTGCGACACTGGCCTTGTAGGCCGCACTCGAAAATGGCACCACCGTGCCACGGGTACCGAGGATTGAAATGCCGCCGAGAATGCCAAGACGCCCATTCAGCGTCTTCTTGGCGATTTCTTCGCCGGCGGGCACAGATACGAGCACGTCTACACCGTGCACGATCTCGTACTGGTCAAGCACCTCCTGCACGGTATCGCGGATCATTTTCCGCGGGACCGGGTTGATCGCTGCTTGACCGATCTCAACCGGCAGGCCGGGCTTCGTCACGCGCCCGACGCCAATGCCGCCATCGATGCCGACGCCAGGCTCGGCACGAAAGCTTACGCGCACGATGATCTCCGCACCGTGCGTCGCATCGGGATCATCGCCGCCGTCCTTGATGACGGCGGCCTCACCCCACAGCTGCGTGAATGCGCAGCTGTGCAGGGCAAATTCAACCGTCTCTCCAATGGGGATACGGATGTGCACGTGCGTTTGCGGCGCTTGCTCGATGAGCGCCACTAGTGCTGCTTTGGCTCCTGCGGTTGCGCAGGAGCCGGTGGTGTAGCCGTGGCGCAGCGGCTTGCCCGGTACTTCCTCCATAGGCGCTACTCCTTGCGCGCCGCCATGATGGACAGCGCGTTGACGGCTGCGACGGCAACCGGACTTCCGCCTTTGCGGCCAATGTTCGTGATGAACGGAATGTCCAGCTTGGCCAGTTCATCCTTCGATTCCGCTGCGGAAACGAAGCCAACAGGCACACCGACGATGAGCCCCGGCTTCGCGATTCCTTCTTTGACGAGACGAATCAATTCCAGCAGAGCTGTCGGTGCATTCCCAATCGCATAGATGGCGCCATCTGCTTCCTTGATCGCTTTGCGAATGGAAATAATCGCCCGTGTCGTGTTCAGACGCTTGGCTTCCTCCATGACATCCTTGTCCGAAATATACACTCTCACATCGCCGCCGAATTGCTCGATACGCGGTTTACTGATACCGACTTGCACCATCTGAACGTCGGCTACAACGAGTTTACCAGCTCGAATGGCAGCAATACCCGCTTCGATTGCCCTCGGATGAAAGACAAGACTGCGTCCTAATTCAAAGTCCGCAGAAGCATGAATCACACGCTGAACAACCGGATATTGCTCCGGTGTAAACGTATGCTCGCCTAATTCCTCTGTAATCATCTCAAAGCTTTTCTCTTCAATTTCTTGTGGTTGTACCGTTAAAGGTTTAAAATCCGTATGAAAATCCATCCTATTTAGCCCTCCTTATGAATGCTATCGTTTATAAATTGGATAACGCCTTCAAAGTCAGAATAATGCGTACCATATTCCAGTTCCGGTCTACCGATCACAATACTCGGAATACCCATTTCCAGCGCGGCTTCGAGCTTCTCATCCACAGCACCGACTTTCCCGCTTTCTTTTGTTATCATCAAGGTCACTTTGTAATGGTCATAAAGAGCTTTATTTAACTCTTTGGAAAAAGGGCCCTGCATAGCCACTATATTTTTCTGCTCAATACCCAGTTCTTCGCATTTCTCCATATTATCTTGGCGCGGAAGCATCCGCGCAATGAGCCTCGTATCAGGAAGCCCAATGAGACGATCAGCAAAAATCTTCAACGTTTTGCTCCCGGTTGTCAGCATAATGCTGCCACGCTTCTCAGCTGCTAACTCTGCAGCCTGTTTATAATCATCAACCGTCGTAACAAGCGCACTTTGCTCGATGGACAAGCTTTGACGTTCGAAACGCACATATGGTACTGCTGCCAGCTTAGCAGCCGCTATCGCATTCTTGGACGCTTCCTCCGCAAAAGGGTGGGTCGCATCGACAACCATGCGAAAGCCTTTATCTTGAATTAGCTGGTTCATGTTTTCCGCAGTCAGGCGACCTGTGAGTACCGGAAGCCCTTCCGCTTCCATGCTCTTCGCTGCGCTTTCGGTCACAACCGTTGTGAGCACTGCATAACCTGACGCGCGAATTCCTAACGCCAGCTCCCTCGCGTCACTCGTACCTGCAAGAACGAGAATCATCGTTTGTCACCTCTTGAATGAGCATGGTCATGATCATGGGCGTGATGATCGTGATGATCGTGGTCATGATCGTGATCGTGATCCTGGTGGTGATGGTCGTCATGATCATGATGGTGATGATGATCGATATGCTTCATCGCCTCAAGACGATATTGGCACATGTCACAGTTCATCTTCACTTCATCCTGAAGCGCTTCCTGTGCGCGTCCAATCAAAATCTCTTGAAGCAGTGGATGGAAGCCAAAATAAGGAGCCATTTGGAATTGTTTATCCGGATACGTTTCCCGATATCCTTGAACCATTTGTTCCATTCGTTGAATCAAAACACCCGTGAACAGGAAATAAGGCAAAATGATGACCTTCTTTGCGCCAAGCAGCAAACAACGCTCAATCCCAGCATCCATCAGAGGTGCTGTAACTCCGATAAAAGCTGTTTCCACCCACTTCACCTGAAGCTTCTCCCAGAATAAGCGAGAGATTTTAAACAGATCGCTATTCGCGTCTGCATCACTGCTTCCACGTCCAACAATAAGTAAAGCTGTTTCATCTAAAACCTCTTTCAATTGAACTCCGAGATCTTCTACCCTGGAGGATAAAATATCCAGAATTTGTTCATGCACCCCAATAGGCCTGCCGTATGTAAACTTCACCAAAGGATATTTTATTTTCGCGTCATCAATAGAAGACGGGATATGAATTTTGGCATGCCCAGCCGCAAATAAAATAATCGGAATGACCACAATGTGAGTTGCCCCTAATTCTACACAGCGGTCAATTCCTTGCATAATCGTTGGTTGAACAAATTCCAGGAAACATGTTTCCACAATTTGTTCTTTCATCTTACTCGCAATTTCTGAAACAAAGAGACGAACTTCCTCATTCCCGCCTTCTTCCCGACTCCCATGACCCACAAATAAAACAGCATTCATCCTTTATTTCCCCCTCATTTTAATCGCCGCAAATGGCATTTTCGATAACGAAACCTACCATTTCTTGATGACGGTAGCCTTCAATTTCTTTGACACGCTTGAAAAATTTATGAAACCGTTCGTTCGGATGTCCTTCTTTTTGGTAACGTTCCACGATCCTGCCAACTAAATCGACAAGCTCCTCGGGTGCAATTCCTTCTGCAACGGGTTGAGCCGCATGTGCATTTCGACCAACTGTTTTTCCGCCAAGAAAAAGATCAAATTTCTCTTTGCGGTAGACGATGCCGATATCTTGCTGAACTGCCCCATAACAAGCCATTCCACACCCGTTGAAACCAATTTTCAACTCTTTAGGTACCTCTAGATTGCCAATACGATGGTGGATGGCTTCCGCATATGGAATAGATTCGCCTTTTTCCAAATTACAAAAGTCGCATGCTTTGATTTGGGCAACATCACCAATCGGAGATAACAATAAACCAAGCGCACTTAATTCGGATGTAATCTGGTTAGGGTTATTGGTTTGCACACGAACAATCAGTTGATGATGCGGTGAATATTCAATATCTCCACGATCTCCAACAATCTCGCCTAACGCACACAACTGGGCAGCTGTTAACTTTTTATTCGCGATACCGGGACTTACGGCAAACTCAAAGATAGATTGGGTCGCAGTCAGCTTATTGTCAAATTCAAAAGACACCTCTTCAGTCCCTTTGGATACTAGCTGCAAGGCTTCCATTGCAAGTTGTAAGGAGTTGCTAGGAGATAAATTAGGCGATGATTTCAGCTGGGAAGTTTCTTTATTTTCAGTTACCTCATCATCCATGAATTCATCTTCTTCATCGAACTCCTCCATGGATTCATCAAAGATCTGCTCATCCAATTGTTCCAAAGCCCACGGCTCAGCCTCGGATTTCAACCTTTGGTGTGGTTTAAGCGGCTGTGTTTCAGCCCCTAATGTGTATTTCCGCTGATAACCGCGCGGTGTAATCATGAGACCGTCATACAGCTTGGTTGCGGAATTTCCAATAATAATGGTCGTTAACATGCCAATATCATGATTCAACATATCAGCAAGCGTCGTCACAACAACATGCTCGCGATCTCGATACGCGCTTTTTACAATCCCAACGGGTGTTAAAGGAGAACGATGCTTTAGGAGAATGCGCTGCGTTTCCACGATTTGTCTGGTCCGTCTACCGCTTCGCGGGTTATAGAGAGCAATGACGAAATCAGCCATACCCGCAGCCTCAACCCGCTTCGCAATCAGCTCCCAAGGCGTCAGATGATCACTCAAGCTGATGGTGCAAGAATCATGCATTATGGGTGCCCCCAGCAGAGAACCAGCCGAATGAACAGCTGAAATGCCAGGAATCACTTCCACTTGAACGCCTTCATGCTGAGTCCAGCCTTGTTCCATCAAAACCTCATAAACAAGACCGGCCATCCCATACACACCGGAGTCTCCACTGGAAATAACAGCAACTTTCTTACCCTGCTTGGCTTGCCGCACAGCCTCTTGCGCACGACTCACTTCTTCCGTCATGCCAGTACGAACGACTTGCTGTTCGCTTAATAGACCTGCGATAAGATCCACATAGGTGTTATATCCAATGATAACTTCACTTTCCTGTATCGCTTCCCGTGCACGCTTCGTAATATGTTCAAAACTCCCCGGTCCAAAGCCGATTATGAGCAGTTTTCCTGACAATTTGTATCACCCTTCCCCAGAATTACACAAACAAAAAAAGCATCCCTAACATAAGTCATGTTAGAAATGCTTGTTAAATTACAACAGTTAAAAAAACCAGAAGTAACCGCTCTCTAACACTCCCTAATTCCTCGTAGGGTTATTGTGTTGTTGAATTAGGCAGGTCTCCTGACTTCATCATCCCCTTGCACCTTCCCAGGTTTGTCACCCAGTGGCATGCTGCAAGGAGTTACCGAATAAACGGCGATGTTCACAGTGGCGGGTCCGTGCCGGTATTTCACCGGTCTTCCCTTTTAACCATACACCCGAATGGATCTATGGCACCTAATTCCTTTGATATGCAATTACGATCATCCTACCATCTATCGATAGGGTTGTCACGTATTTATTCATAGATAGCCTGGTAGAGTCCTTCCATCAAACTCTGGTAACTGCTTGGATCATAGGTCACTTCAGCAAAAGAAACTTGAATGACCTTGTTGATCGTTTTAACGATAAAAAAACTATCCTCCCCACGCTCCGGGTCAATATAAGTATAGCACTCTAAGTGATTGCTTCCCGTTTTTTGACGTAAAAATTCCGTTGCTTCCGCACTCAAATTCGCATATTTAGGCATAGTTAGCTTCCTTTCCATTAAACGAAGTGATGCTATCTATTATAACGTATTTTTACCCTTTGATTCCTATCAAAACAAGAAAGTATTTCTTTAATTTTCAGAATTTTCGTACTATAATGAATCTATCAAGATATCGCTTTCATTATATGAAGGAGGAATTGATATGAGCAGTCATGAAACGAATGGATTGGTCTTTGTCTTTACGGGCACTAGCGGTTCTGGTCGTAAAACAATTGCCCATCACATTGCCAAAGAGCTTGGTTTCTCATCTGTCGTCTCCTACACAACTCGAACACCTAGACCCAAAGAAATCAACGGGAAGGATTATAATTTCATCTCGCGCAAAGCGTTCATTGACAGTGACATTGCAGGTGAATTTTTTCAAACTGTTGAAATTGACGGGAATTTCTATGGAATTAAGAAAGCGGACATCGATGAAGCGCTTCGCAAAGACGGACTTATCTATGTCATTGTGAATCGTTATGCAGCTAACCGTTTCAAGTATACATTTGGAGAAAGAGCGATCCGCTTGTTCATCTATGTCAATAAACAAACGATCATGGAACGCATGCTTGCTCGAAACACGCCAACGGACGTCATTGACCACTACATGAACCACTACATAGAGGAAGTCTCCTACCGCAAGGATTGTGAGCATGTTTTTGAGAATATGAATTTACAAGAAACGATCGGCAAAGTAAAAGCAACCATGCTCGCTCACATGCCGACTACAACTAGTTAAATGTGCCAATAACACCAAGAGACCCGGTGATCGACATCACCGAGTCTCTTTTTTACGATCCAACATTTCATTTTAATGGGGCTTTTTTCCGCTTCAAAGCCACGAATCCGCCTAATAGTGAAACCGGTACAATGACGACAAAACCAAGCAGCTCATACCATAACGGAATGCTATGATTGGTTAACATGGAATCAAATCCGATTGCAGCGCCTATGACACCAATAATGGCCGCATTGAAATATTCGGCACGCTTTGCAACCTTAGCGGCGATGAATCCGCCAAGAAACGACCAGAACAAACCAACTACCAGAAGCAAAAGCATCAGGCCTACATTCGAATATATAACACTAACATCATGCTCATCCACTGGGCGATTAGCAAAATATATACCGCCAATTAACGAAGTCGATATCAAAGTCCCCAAATTATCAACCGCTATGCCAAGCAATACACCCAGAAAATGAAATTTTCGTTCACTTTTTTGTTCAACCATAGATTCTTCTTCTCTCCTGATCACTTCGACCTACCAACCTTATCCATAATACCATGTGGCCGTCTTAGTATCCAGTTCTCACCTAGATGACCTTGCAGACTCGGCTGTCTCTTCGGCTATCATCTTCACGTAATTATTGCGCTTTTCAAGAAATTGAGTCATATATTTTGCTAAAAACAAATGATCGACAAGCTTCCCCAATCCTCCAAATGGCGAGGTGTAATCGAACGTATCTATCATCAAAGTTCCTTGTTCTACAGTTACAAACTCATGAGTATGACGAAATCGCTTGAACGCCCCTCTTACCATTTCATCCACAAAGTAATGTGGCTTCTCCATCTCTGTAATCTGGGCAGTCAATTGCTGCTTAATACCTAAGTGATAAGCTTCCCAAGTCACTGTTTCGCCACGCTCAATCAAACCCTGAGTCCTGCCTGCTAACGCTCTTTCCTTCGTATGAGAGGTTGATTCTGCATGGATATCTATACTCCTTGCCAAATCAAAACACACTTCAATAGGTGCATGAATAAGTAACTCCTGACGTATAATCGGCATTGACTCCTCTACTTCCACCAAGTTTCTATCGGATAATCCGCAGCATCAACGGTGACCGTTTGACCTATTTTCGGTGTGACAATTGACACTTTGTTAGCATGCGCTGCCCTTGTGGCACGCTCTACCGGATCTGTCCAATCATGTAAAGCCAGCGTGAACGCCCCCCAATGTATCGGAATCATCAGCTTACCATTCACATCCATATGGGCTTTCACCGTTTCTTCCGGCATCATATGAATATCAGACCAGCGATCATCGTATTGACCACACTCCATCAGAGTAAGATCGAACGGACCATATTTTAGCCCAATTTCTTTGAAATGAGGGGAATACCCACTATCACCACTGAAGAAGATCTTGGATTGTCTTCCTTTGATCACCCACGAACACCAAAGGGATGCACCACGATCTGTCATGCTTCTCCCCGAAAAGTGTATAGCTGGCGTACAGGCCAACGCTAAACCTTCAAACGCAAACTCATCCCACCAATCATACTCTTCGATCTTCTCTGGCTGCACACCCCATCTGATCAGATGACCGCCAACCCCAAGCGGGACAAAAAACTTATTCACTTTATGCTTTATTTTCATGATCGATCCATAATCCAAATGATCATAATGGTCATGTGACAAAATGACGGCATCAATCACGGGCAGCTGCGCAATTTCAAAAGGCAATCCACCGCTATATCTTCCCTTCCCGAACCATGGAAACGGCGAAGGAGCTTTGCCGAACATGGGATCTAATAATAGGGCTTTTCCATCGATCGTTAGCAAGGAGGCCGAATGACCAAACCAGGTCACTTTCGTTTCCATATCCTTGGTCAAATTAGGTGTTTCCATCGCTAATGGCGTCATTGGACGTCGATTAGGACTGCTTTTCGCAAAATCTAGCAAGATCCCGACCGTATTCCCAATGCCCATATTCATCATGGTCGGGACAGGATTTTGGAATTTCCCATTCAAATACTGAGGGGATCGAGAGAAAGCCTGGGTCTTCTCCTTCGAGGGTCTCCGTCCAAATACAGGATAAACATTCATAAAAAGAACAATAAAGCACACAATGCCCACTACAATACTCGTCAAAATAAGTAACAACTTCTCTTCCGCCTCCAGGTTAAGCTTATTGGAATAGTCTTTTTACAACTAGATGTATTAACGTAAATCCGCACCGTATGGTTCCAAGATTTGATTAACTACCCTGATGAAAGTCGCAATTTTTTTCAAAAATAGGGACAAAAGCACAATCAGTCGATTCGCCCAAACATTCCTCCAAAATAGTCATAAGCTATCTCGAAACACAAACCACTTTCAGTTGGAGGTTGATTCGAATGAGTTGTGGAACTGGCGTAGGTTATACTTCTTCAGCAGCAATCTTGGTACTGTTCATTTTATTGGTTATCATCACTAGCGCTTTTGTTTGGTAATTTGAAAACAAATACAGAAAGGCTACCTATCCTCATAGGTAGTCTTTCTGACATTCCCCTGCAACGATAAGGTCCATTTTTTATATGAAAAGTACATTGAAAGTTTGATAAAATAAAAAAGAACGCTCTGGATTGGAGCGCCCTCTTTTTGATATATAGTCTTACAGCCATCAATTTAACACGTTAGACTCGATCGCGACTAATTCATACAAATCATTCACATCACACCCTAAGGTGTCAGCGATTGATATAGCAGACTTAAGCGGCATGATTCTTTTGTTTTCAACAAAGTCGGTAATCCGCTCTGGCTTGTAAAGCAAAGTTCGAGCAAGATCAAAGGCAGTCATGTTGGATTCAAGTAATCGCTCACTA
It contains:
- a CDS encoding cobalt-precorrin 5A hydrolase — protein: MTISLQEGVIPVIRQQNDYAIVAITKHGVEIARKLNEQMSGTDVYYMSKFVKGDEEQRSIQMFEGSVRLLFPALFPAYQGLIIIISLGAVVRMIAPLLQDKKKDPGVVVIDDNGEHVISVLSGHLGGANELTHEVAAAIDARAVITTASDVQKTIPVDLFGRRFGWVWDSADKLTPVSAAVVNEERIAVIQESGEPNWWTHERPIPANIRRFTSISDGRASEPNAVLLITHRLLGPEEESILTNGVLYRPKVIILGIGCNRGTSAEEIEQVIQATLEELSFSIRSVKAVCTIDLKKDEAGLLEVTRNHGWEFITYTPEELNTVTVEAPSETVYQFTGAYAVSEPTVKLYTGQDKLALVKKKSGNVTISVGLLDFSAGAPLQRGAL
- the cobM gene encoding precorrin-4 C(11)-methyltransferase, coding for MKLYIIGAGPGDPDLITVKGLKLLQQADVVMYTDSLVNDELIAKAKPEAEVLKSSGMELVEMVGIIVDRLKQGKMVVRVHTGDPAMFGATMEQIALLRKEEIGYEIVPGVSSVFASAAAVGAELTIPDLTQTVILTRAEGRTPVPELEKLRDLAAHHCTIALFLSATLIKKVVSEFIEAGWSEETPVAVVQRATWPDQLIVRTTVGKLEEDMRSHGIRSHAMILAGWALDPEIHGKEEYRSKLYDKSFTHRFRRGVKP
- the cobI gene encoding precorrin-2 C(20)-methyltransferase, whose translation is MSNLGTLYGLGVGPGDPELITVKAFRLLKECPVIAYPRKKRGAKSYALAITELYVNTEKKEMMGLTFPMTRDKEALEMQWTKTVESVWAHLVQGKDVAFVTEGDPMIYSTYIHLMRLMNERHPEVKAVSIPGISSINASASRLGIPLADGDEQIAIVPATDDYDKMRKAIEEHDCVVFIKVAKVIDLMLSVLRDLGLVNKASVLTKVTSSEEEVWRNVEELQGRKLEYLTLMVVRK
- the cbiE gene encoding precorrin-6y C5,15-methyltransferase (decarboxylating) subunit CbiE, with product MSRSVKVIGVGDNGQGSLLPLYIKWIHESEVLVGGERNLALFPEYTGEKVVIKGSLPGLMNKLQKEDRSVVILASGDPLFYGIGGYVVKKLEGVQLYPAVSSIQLAFARMGESWHDAYITSVHGRSIKGLAQRIDGKDKVALLTDETNSPSAIAAYLLSFGMTEYRAFVAENLDGAEERCGWYDLDQLVTETFSPLNVVILKKQAQGPVWPLGIEDDQFAQRKPDKGLITKKEIRVLSISQLALQVDSVVWDIGTCTGSIAIEAARIAREGAVFAIEKNEDDLQNCLENSAKFRVDLTAVHGRAPKGLDTFADPDAIFIGGSGGEMQELLEICAARLKPNGRIVLNAATIETLYEADKTFEKVGFGAQISLVQVSRSKPILHMKRFDALNPIYIITAQRKQTDIEGGKGDE
- a CDS encoding cobalt-precorrin-5B (C(1))-methyltransferase gives rise to the protein MEEVPGKPLRHGYTTGSCATAGAKAALVALIEQAPQTHVHIRIPIGETVEFALHSCAFTQLWGEAAVIKDGGDDPDATHGAEIIVRVSFRAEPGVGIDGGIGVGRVTKPGLPVEIGQAAINPVPRKMIRDTVQEVLDQYEIVHGVDVLVSVPAGEEIAKKTLNGRLGILGGISILGTRGTVVPFSSAAYKASVAQAIRVAVKCGCKHLVLSTGGRTEIFGINMYPELPEEAFIEMGDFVGFALMQAQRQGIRKVTLVGMMGKFSKVAQGVMMVHSKSAPVDFGFLAQVAIESEASEALVEDIRGANTASQVGDLMAATGNLRYFERLCERCNLAGLEEVARDGFDFIETVIISMKAELLGKSAMVKRSENGEMAYE
- a CDS encoding precorrin-8X methylmutase, producing the protein MDFHTDFKPLTVQPQEIEEKSFEMITEELGEHTFTPEQYPVVQRVIHASADFELGRSLVFHPRAIEAGIAAIRAGKLVVADVQMVQVGISKPRIEQFGGDVRVYISDKDVMEEAKRLNTTRAIISIRKAIKEADGAIYAIGNAPTALLELIRLVKEGIAKPGLIVGVPVGFVSAAESKDELAKLDIPFITNIGRKGGSPVAVAAVNALSIMAARKE
- the cobK gene encoding precorrin-6A reductase, with protein sequence MILVLAGTSDARELALGIRASGYAVLTTVVTESAAKSMEAEGLPVLTGRLTAENMNQLIQDKGFRMVVDATHPFAEEASKNAIAAAKLAAVPYVRFERQSLSIEQSALVTTVDDYKQAAELAAEKRGSIMLTTGSKTLKIFADRLIGLPDTRLIARMLPRQDNMEKCEELGIEQKNIVAMQGPFSKELNKALYDHYKVTLMITKESGKVGAVDEKLEAALEMGIPSIVIGRPELEYGTHYSDFEGVIQFINDSIHKEG